Genomic window (Ostrinia nubilalis chromosome 20, ilOstNubi1.1, whole genome shotgun sequence):
TTCATGTTTCTGTCTTTTATCTTTTGGACTGGTCCAATAATATCGTTTCGTCACTGAAATTCGCTATACCGCTTTTtcactaaatatacagatcacAATAAACTCTTTAGCACCTTTGTGTTATTCTAATAgattattttttgcaataaaaatgtattaagtagTTTAATGTTTAGTCGACTCTACAAGATGTGAAAGTACCTTTACGCTGCAAAAGTATCTTTCGCATTATTAAAATAGAATCTGTCATTAATTCTAGGAATAATAGTAGGTACGCGCTAAAGCAATCGCCCTTTTTATTGCAAGGTAAAGCATTTTCAAGCATTAAAAGGTATCTTACAGAGCTTTATTAAccttttctttgttttaaaggtTTATAAAGCCGTTATAGACTGGCTGATCTATCTGTTAACTTACAGCTCAAACTGCTAAACGGCTCTTTTTGGCTCGCAGACAGTTACTGTGACGTAGGCATAGATTTCAAAATTCATGAAAGGATTACCCTAATTCTACCCTTAAGCCTAGACGCAGTCCACCGACTTTTAATCGGCCGATAGGTAGGTCcgatttaatttgtatgaagaatcggtcgataccaaattggtgtaatgtgcgcactttcatacatgtccatactgattaactatcggccgacaaaaagggGATGAAACGAGGGTCCAAAATTTGAAAAACTAAGAGATTGTAGTCCACACGAGTCAGCCGCAGGCAAGACAGTTTAAAATAAAAGGAGAATATGTAACCAGAATAGTatgtgagtttcttgcgctgcttcttctcagcactggcccatttattgtcctgaagcagtggtagggttaatactgggacatgtaaaagtgcttttttaaagcctacttacagaaataaatgagttttttaatgaTTGAACAACGGCGCCATTTTTTGCAAGATCTTTACCATGGGGTTAGACAATATCAGGTTTCGTAATAACGTCAAGGAAAGGTCGTATATTACTACGTCAGATGTGACTCATGCGAACCAGGACTCGAGTGGTGATGTTGAATAATGGGCGAAAGAATAATCTCTTCTTGGCTTGAGAAAAAATACTGCAACGTAATTTTTCTTTCAGTCAGACGTGTTTTTATTGGGAAAATACGAGTTTGAATAAGATATTACGGTTGAGCGAGCGGGGTTAACATTCTACGCATTTGGTTTTAGTATCctgtttacttttaatttgtgaCTTGAATATAGGAATAAACAAGTCTACGAAAATATATCTTTCGATATCaagacaattattttttaaaattattagtaatttgttatttcacaaattactaatactcccgttagcccctcgtactaagctaaatatgcttgtgtcacgagtgagctcattacaacagtcgagcggcggcggaaACCGAACCCGCATTTCTCGGCCAGTTCAACCCCTCCACCGTTAGGCTATCGTGGCTTTATTAGCTGTGTCTTGGAGCTGTGTTAACCATTCGATGTAGTTATAATTCGAAAGAGTGACCATACACTGTCGCGACATCCGATAGGAAGAActtgcagtggacgtcatttactTGAAACAAACGAACTTTTGATAACACGTGGGAAACCCTGAATTTTCATACCTTTAACATACGATTCTTCTATTAATCTCTTACGAAGTATGAAAAACTGTAAACATAACATGTCCAATCCCAAAAAGGTTAATAAATTAGCAATACTCACCATAAAAGTTTTacacgaattattaataaaaacgtattttttatccaaaacgaggaatctcttggccTGACCTGATCTGATGGAAATGAGTAAATACTAAGGAAAGCTTTTGTTTATGAATAAACGCtctttaacattattatttattatcaaagGGTGGTTTCATCCGCTCTGATTCACGCCTCGCGTGTAACGCGATGTTCCAAATAAACGATAGCACGTCAAGCTTTACACTGTGACATTTATGTACTGGTAATAGAGTCTCTTTTGGAATAAACATTATAGTCTGATATACTTGACTGTGCCTAACAGTGGAGctgttaataatattattaagtttgCCTAAAACCTTATTTCGAGGAATTCGGTTAGATAGGGGACGTCTATACATAATGTAAATTGTTTCGTAATTTTGTGTATTTCGTCtgttattacatttattttatactgaTTTGATTTGTAAAGGCTAGACAGAAACTGAAAATGGGAGTGAGAATTTTGATCTAAACTACAAAATTATGTTACAGTAATCCAATAGTACAAAATGAGGTACGAGCAgactaaacataaaatattatgtatctagtaggtactaaaattgTACAAGAGTAGTAGCATATTAGTGGTACCATATTACGAAAAATTTACAAAACTTAATAGGTAGTAAAATCAATAGGACTGAAAAGCTATatgaaaatgtcatttccatatTTAATATTATGCCATCTacttacagttttttttatccacatcgAAGGAGCTCTGGGCCAAGGTCGAAaatagaagcgagcttcacttggatcaaaataaagttcaaaattattgaaaaacatttattaaacAAGGATTATAATCCGATCATAGTAGATAAAAAGTGGTTTGATTTAAACTTAAACTCCCTTTTCTTGGATAAACTGTTCAGTAATAGTCAATCAAGTAATTAAGGCTGGAGCCGATAATTCCATACCGTGCCTTAGAAAACTTGGAAATGGCGTGGAAAGAAATataaaaagcctatttgcattGAAACAGTTTGCTAATTAACTTCCATTTTGCATGGAAAATAAACCACAGACTCGTTAGAAGGTTATTTTCTTCAATTTGAAACTAAAATGCAATAATGCAACAGTTTTTGTTACAAAGCTTATTCTGCAGAGTCATTTTTAAGTTTTCATTAAGTCTTTGTATAGACGTTGGCTCAACGAGACATTCTAAGAAAGAGGAGGAAGGTAAAggaatatctttttttatatacTTTCGATTTCTTTCTACCTGACATCTTCTACCTATTTCCTACATTAGTACCTAACAATCTTTATATAATGGATATGTTTGTTATTATTACTTTCGAGATTTATAATTAAGACTATCCATTTATAGCACGTGTATCCTTTAAGGCTGTCAttagacgaaattttgcaactTTAGGTGTGTTAAAAAGATGACACAATCTAATATCATCAAGAAAACCCTTTTACGTACCCTTTTTGCACAACGCCGTCCAATTTATACGTTCTACCGGGGCGGACTCTCACTTCAATTATTCCCAATCGCCACTTCGATACTCAGTGGAACTCCATCATGCTTTTAGAAAAGCTAATTTCATTTTTAGAGAGACTTGAGGACCCGAGGCATCCATTACTGGGGCCAAACATAAAAGGCCTTTACTTATTCGGCATTTGGCAAACAAATAGCACGAGAAAAAGAAATTGTATTTACAACATTATTCACTGCACCACCATACTGTTTGTCTTAACTCAATTCGTTGATTTATATCGGCAGTTGGACGACGTTAATAAGGCGTTAAACAACCTCTCTATGACCTTTATAGGAGTGATAAGTTGTGCTAAATGCTGGTCTTATGTATTACGACAGCCGCAATGGCAGAAACTGGCTGCTGATATATCGGACGAAGAATTGGCATCAATGAAGGAGAACGATGAGACAGTGATGATTAAGATGAAGGAATACAAGCTGTATTCGAGGGTTATAACATATTTGTATTGGGTGCTCGTTACAATGACTGATACGGCCTTGATTGTGACACCCCTACTGAAATATCTGACTACCTCAACATACAGAGCGAATATTAGAGATGGGGTTGAGGAATACCCCCAAATCATGAGCTGCTGGTTCCCATTCGACTACATGACAATGCCAGGGTACATGGTGTCATGTGTGATCCAGATAGTGATGTCAATACAGGGTTCAGGCATCATAGCAGCGTCCGATGCCAATGCTATAACTATAATGACTTTCATGAAAGGCCAAATGCAAATTCTGAAAGCAAAATGTGTGAAGTTGTTTGAAAATCTAAACGGCAATCCTGAAGAATTTTCAAGGAGGGTTATGGAATGTCACAGGCATCATACGTTTTTGGTGAAGTAAGGTCTTTTCGAAAACCATACAATATTCTGTAATTTATTAAGTAAGATAAGTATATTAGTTAAGTCCTTTAACGGTCTCCCAGCCTTCCATTTAAGAGCCAAATGGGGGGTTCCATTTATTATTTGCGATCCTCAGCTATTTTTATCTCAAATTACAGGCAATCTGAAGTTTTTGATAAACTTCTATCACCGGTTATGTTTATTTACGTCTTAATTTGTTCGATGTCTATTTGCTGCAGTGTTGTCCAGTTCTTTTCAGTAAGTAACATCTAATGTAGTAGATAGATTAAGTACATTAGGCCTAGGATGAGCGCCGGGATAAGCTTTAAaagcgccattttatcgattttacgcgataagcccatgcATTTGTCCTTTAAAATCATCGTTAAGATTTTAACACGACGCGCATCTCAGCTAGCTATATTTACGTCGCATTTTCGATAAATGATCGCTCACTAAAATAACTGTTTCCTTCTTTTATGCACCCTTTATACTGTAATGTTTCAATATTTCAGAGTGGAGCGACAGCTGCCCAAAAACTTTGGGTGATTCAGTACACTTCAGCTCAAATCGCTCAACTATTTCTATTCTGTTGGCACGGGAATGAAGTCTTTGTTGAGGTAGATctttttaaacttttcaatttaataaagaTCAATAAAAAATCATAGTCAGTTATTGAGAAATATCTATCGTTTTGTCCCCGTCTGCTATAAAGGATGAAATTTCAAAATACCTATGGTATTCATCAAATCAttcaagtattttattttatggatCTTTTAGTTGTAAGCCAGTAGGCCAAATAAAAGGCTTACTAAAAACATCTAATAATCCTTTAAACTGCGCAAAACACTGAAACTGTTAATGTccaatgcaataaaattaatgtattttgcTCCGCGTGAGTTTTAAGTTTCATACAGCTTTCTAATTTATATTTCTTTGACTACAACTTTAGTGGGTTGTGGTCTAATTTTCCACATTTTGGAACTGGGGAAATGTAAAAAGGTTCTTATGTCATTATGTACCATCCCAATATCTTTAATGCCTCTACTTATTAGTAGAGAGGGTCGtgatcctgcagtggagactaaaattccctcatgatgatgatgagtatgGTCATGAtagtgatgatgatgtattgGTATGTAGGGGTATACCCTATCATTTACAACTACATCAGCGGTGTCCTAACGTGTCGACATTGTTCGCGCACGTTTACCAACAAGATTGGCTACTGTAGCCATGTGAGGGCACATGATAGGGCAGCCCAGCGTAGCCCTCTTATTGCGGACAAAACGAACTTTGTggtagttcatcatcatcatcacagccataggacgtccactgctgaacataggcctcccccaatgctttccatgctgcccggttggtagcggcctgcgtccggTGCCTTCCTGCCTTGTGGTAGTTACCGTAGTCTAAAACGGCTTGGGAGTATCGTATTATTGGTAGTATGTTTTTTTCAGAGCAAAGACGTAGACCAAGGCGTATACGAAAGTGACTGGTGGAAGGCCAACCCGCGTATGCGCAAGCAAGTACTGCTTCTGGCGGGGAAACTCAACCGTCCCATACTTTATACTGCTGGACCTTTCTCCAGACTTACTGTGCCTACTTTTATTAGTGTAAGTTACACCAAATAATAccatttaaatacctacttttttagtCAAAAGCCAGGATGATTATTGTTCTATATCCTTCTTGAGTTAACTCTCTCTGTTTATATTCTTATAACTGCAGTTCGTCTAAACTAAAGCGTGAAATTACTGACATGAAATATCTAGTGAAGTTTGGGTAAATCCCAAATGTAAGGTAAACTGTCTCTAGACATAGAACGAAGTTGATCAGAATAAAATAGAATCTCGGCATCTCTGATGAAAAAATTACCTACACGAATGAATTGTTATACAGGCATTAACATACTTCAATTGATAAAGGAGTAAATCCCAATGGTAATATCAAACAGTCTTGTAAAGAAATTGATCACAATAAACTAAGAAGTCCCGGATTCCTGGCACATAAAAAAATCACtttagttattaaaaatgtattttaacataatattattttctgtaTTTTGTATGTTTTGTTTCAGATCATAAAAGGCTCTTATAGTTTCTTTACATTATTCGCCCAAATGCaagaagaaaattaaaatacaaatatttatttagaccGATGCAGCACTTTTAAATCACaacttaatttaaattgttaatttGACGTTACTGTCAAATCCATCGTCCATGATAATTAGAGCCTAGTGGTTAGATCAACAAAGTCAGGGGTCGCGGGTTTAATTATCGCAAGGGAAAAGACGTGTGTATGTGGGATACGGGAGTAATTGTAGCCCAGTGGGTGTCTAAATGGTTCAGTATATTGAGTGTTGTTGATCAACCATCGATATGCTTATTAAAAGTATGAAAGAGAGTATTTCATGTGTAATTTTTTATGAAGTGGAGTGGCCACGTACTACGGTACATGGTCGTACCCATAAGGAGgaccgttcgtttcagccaaatgacgtccactgctggacaaaggcctcccccaaggttttccacaatgaacggtcctgcgctgcccgcatccaggctcttcccgcgacctttaccagatcgtcggtccacctagtaggaggcctgcccacgctacgtcttccatcCCGTGGTCGCCACCGGATACAaggaggaccgacgacctcataaaggccacaggaaggcgctggatacaggccgctaccaaccggtcaatatggaaaacATTGTAGGAGGCCTATGTTAAACAGTGGACCTCTTGTGAGAATGATTAATCTGAGAACAAATTCTgaagaatttaaaaatatttttgcttatTTCTCCTGTGAGAACATTAACAATAAATTGACTCGGATAAGAATCAAACCCTTCAAATCAGGTCCTCAAACCAAATTCACTACTACACTAAGCAACCCAACGACTGTCTTAAAATGGGTCATGGGAACAGTTATTCACAAAACAAATGACGACGGCtcttttaaaaaacaaacattacAAACTTATAACTAACCAGACAGTTCACTCAAAACAATATTGTAGCACATAATTTCACATTTGCGACGTGCTTATTAGTTTATTGTCAAAACAATGCCGTAATAAGCCGTtagatttttctttttcaaacaaATTGCTACGCTATCAATTTCATTTTGACATGTGTCCACCCCTTGCATAATGACTTTCTTTCATTCTTATAAAAGCTTTTAGTTTGtctgtttgaaaataatgtttagGTAAATGGTTAAAACAATACCAGGATACTTGGCCGCAAATACAGGCTCTCAAACACATCCAAAATGAGGCTTGCCCTActaccactacttcgggacaacatggcGCTAAGAAGAAGTGGAAGAAGAAACTCAATCACCTACTTATTTATgcgtttataaaaatatacatgtAGGTTTCTTGTAATAGTATCTATCTACTAATTATAATGACAATGTGTAGTTCTTTGTAAATAGAGCAAATCCGTATGTACCAACTTGTTTCGCAATAATAAAAACTAGCTGCTTCAAGAATGTTCGTCATTTTAAACCCTTACTTATCCTAATCCAGTTTTCGACAATGTTACGAAATTTTCTATTGAGTTTAGAAAATGACAACCACCCATTGCTATCCCCAACGCTATGGGGGTTGCAAAAATGGGGGTTATGGCAACCGAATAAAGGCTTGAattccaaaataaataatttcatacatttcgCGGCTACTCTCTTCGTGATAAGCCAATATGTAGAGCTTTGGTTGATAAGAGATAACTTGAACTACGCTCTACGCAATTTATCAGTGACGATGCTTAGTACTGTCTGTGTGGTCAAGGCATTTACATTTGTGACCTGGCAAGATCAGTGGAAGGACGTCATTGATAACGTTTCGTTATTAGAGAAACGGCAGCTGTCCAAAAAGGATAAAATCACCGATAAAATTATCAGCGAGTACACAAATTACGCTCGGCGCGTCACCAATTTCTACTGGACGCTGGTAGCTGCGACAGTTTTCACAGTGATACTAGCTCCGTTAGTCTGCTTTTTGTCGTCACCCGATACTAGGGAACGTATTAGGGACGGTTACGAACCGTATCCAGAAATAATGAGCTCTTGGGTCCCGTTTGATAGAAGCCGCGGTTTGGGATATTGGGTGACAGTTCTTGAGCACATTTTGATATGTTTCTACGGGGGCGGCATCGTAGCGACTTACGACTCTAATGCTGTAGTCTTAATAACGTTTTTCGCGGGGCAGATGAAGCTTCTGAGTGTGAATTGCTCGAGATTGTTTGACGACGAAAAGGAAATGACTTACGAAGATGATATGGAAAAAATTAGGGCCTGTCATTACCACCATCTGATGTTGATCAAGTAAGTATAAAGACAGCTGTTATACGAGtacttatttgtttactttacaCAATGTTAAGGACATTGTTTTGGAATCAAAACTACTTTTCTATggaattattttttatgtatccTATACACACAACAATTTATAACAGttttcatttttagggttccgtacctcaaaaggaaaaaacggaacccttataggatcactttgttgtccgtctgtccgtccatccgtccgtctgtcaagaccctttttctcaggaacgcgtggaggtatgaagctgaaatttatatcaattactcaggtctactgtcccttgaagctgtgaaaaaatcaaacttctaagccaacgcaatcaaaagatacagccgtttatgccgcaaattttcgacacttgcaagggaatcaaaacctacagggtgcttcccgtgaactcagaatcttgaaatttggtacgaagcaacgtcttatagcatagataaaggaaaaattacgaaaaccataaatttttagttacatcacataatatttttatttttaataattttaaacttactacccatttcctcataaacgcgtagaggtattaaattgaaattcatactaaatactcaggtctataatacctttaagctgtaacaaaatcaaacttctatgtcaacgcaatcaaaagaaacagcaatttaagctgcatattttgaaactcgcaagtactcgcaagggaatcaaaacctaaagggtacttccagtcgacctagaatcttgaaatttggcatgaagcaactttttatagcacacataaaggaaaaattccgaaaaccttaaatttttagttacattacaaaatatacaatattttttaataaatataaacttattacttttttcctcatgaatgtgttatagataaatgatatgtgttaatataaaataaaggattacttaaacgataaagagatctttgtcttaaatttatgctcctccatctttccccattgtaatgttatgaatttcattttgcaataaaaataccaaagttatgactcgattgtcgtaatgaacgaactttgtaaaccttgcaggttcccgtgaaccctcggtgcgcgagtccgactcgcacttggccggtttttttttcttcaactCTCCGGTTAATCTGTAGGATATCACTTTCTAGCGACAAGACCGCCTATTCCATCCTTATGATATTTCtattccatattttttgcaaattcGGTTTTGATCTAATGCTATCTTCTTCGTCCATAATTATGGAGAAGtatttaaaagtaataaatacacGCTTGTACTTATTTAGCCACTATTGCAAAACATAAGGATAAAAACACCTTCCAAAACTTCGTAAAGACCCGCAATTTGGGCAGAGCCTTCATGAATTTCAGAAATTAACATCGAAAGGTTTAAGTCGACCCTCCCAATCCCTCGTGCCGTCCTCTCAGTCCGCAGTTAAATTGTTCTTATAAAATATTCAGGTTTGCGTGAATTCTCCCTTTATGTAATCCCCGAGATATGTATTTGCATGTCTTTTACACTTAGAGGCGTAAAAAGGATTGAAGGTGTCATATGAAGTATTGGTACATGCTGAGTAGGTAGGGTTCCGTATGGAAAAGGTGCCAATGGGACCCTTTAATAGCCCGGGTTGCACCGTCCTAACCtatgcgcagaccaccgactttggttggccgatagttgggtcgggctgttgatcagtatgtatgaaagtgcgcacattacaccgatttgatatcaGCCGAaccttcatacaaattagaatcggggcTAACTGTCGAACAACTTAAAatcagtggtctgcgcctaggctgaCTATTATTATAACCAACGTCTAAAGTCTGTCAAacgtcatacaaaaacaccggcaaaaattatagttacggttaaagctaaggtgatgcaactcggACTTAGTCTCTAATTTCCGTCCGTCTGACAATGAGCTGTATCTCCTTAAACGTAATAGCTATAGGTCTATAGTAAATTTTTATTACAGAATGACTATTTCTATAGAAATAGAGCGGACGCTCTCATCCTAATAATCGTGAAAATTAAGTAGGTTTAATAGAGCCTTTACATATTATGTGTTTTTTCCGTTTTTCGTTCAACTTAGCAATGGTAATACAGTGTTTAGTCTTGCACAATGAAATGTAGCCTACGGTATACGAGTTCGCACTTGGCCCGTTTTTATACTGAAAACAAGGTGAATAACTGAGCTGAAAGCATGAAGCTGGTTTCAATGCGTATTCATCAAAATGACGGGTTAAACTTTCAGTAGGTACTTCAAAGGTCAAAATCATTTTAAGTTTAGTTTTTGTGTAGAACTTGTATTGTTGTAAGCTTATTATGTACTGAAGCCTTCAGAGAATAGATCCTGGGACCACATACTTACGTACTAAATTACCAGGCGAACTATTATACGGAACACGCAAATTACTTCAATATTAGCTTTGCGTTATCACCTTGCAAATTGCATGCATGCTGAAAATGTTAAGGTGCGCTTCCACTGATGCGAGCATGTGTAACTTGAATCATAATTCGCGAAGACCTGTGAACTGCaagtataataaacgaaatagCTTGTTAGtgttagcacagaataataataagtactacgtacagaagttttacttcgcgaaggtatttaaaaaaatgtatgctcaatgtcattaacaatatggtgtaatttagcctgtctcaagagtcaagcaccattttgttgacaaacgtcagtgatcggcactgcgccgaagctattatatagggctgacttcggtaaaatgatgtgacgtgaggtgccaagaatacgcgtgcgtgagtcaatgttcgctcgtatgtgaggccttgtggaatagtatcctgtaggtgggccatcgtgcgtgttttgttttcgatgtaaactcgcggagatgaacaggcctggtgttAGTCATAACTACTACACctgtatcttaaaacaaaatttaactAATCTTAACGAACTCCAAATTTAAATTCAAGTCTagcattgttttattattatactcgtagacAGACTTTGGTAACTTTATAGACAATCACAAAAGATTAAGTAAAGTCACCAAATACTAAGTTCTAATAATGATTTTTGACCCTTCCAAATCAAGCCTTATCCTTTGCTTACGTTAAGTTTTTAATACCTGCTTATAAAAGCACGTAATTTTCACTCTACAGTTGAATTTTTATAGAAGGAAAGAATGAATTTGGTGAAAAAAAAAGCATATAAATCTCAGTGCGCtctacaatttattttatagaagactggagaaggtcg
Coding sequences:
- the LOC135081773 gene encoding odorant receptor Or2-like, which encodes MLLEKLISFLERLEDPRHPLLGPNIKGLYLFGIWQTNSTRKRNCIYNIIHCTTILFVLTQFVDLYRQLDDVNKALNNLSMTFIGVISCAKCWSYVLRQPQWQKLAADISDEELASMKENDETVMIKMKEYKLYSRVITYLYWVLVTMTDTALIVTPLLKYLTTSTYRANIRDGVEEYPQIMSCWFPFDYMTMPGYMVSCVIQIVMSIQGSGIIAASDANAITIMTFMKGQMQILKAKCVKLFENLNGNPEEFSRRVMECHRHHTFLVKQSEVFDKLLSPVMFIYVLICSMSICCSVVQFFSSGATAAQKLWVIQYTSAQIAQLFLFCWHGNEVFVESKDVDQGVYESDWWKANPRMRKQVLLLAGKLNRPILYTAGPFSRLTVPTFISIIKGSYSFFTLFAQMQEEN
- the LOC135081624 gene encoding odorant receptor 94a-like; the protein is MLRNFLLSLENDNHPLLSPTLWGLQKWGLWQPNKGLNSKINNFIHFAATLFVISQYVELWLIRDNLNYALRNLSVTMLSTVCVVKAFTFVTWQDQWKDVIDNVSLLEKRQLSKKDKITDKIISEYTNYARRVTNFYWTLVAATVFTVILAPLVCFLSSPDTRERIRDGYEPYPEIMSSWVPFDRSRGLGYWVTVLEHILICFYGGGIVATYDSNAVVLITFFAGQMKLLSVNCSRLFDDEKEMTYEDDMEKIRACHYHHLMLIKYSKILNSLLSPVMFLYVIICSLMICASGIQLTTEGTTTMQRIWIAEYLMALIAQLFLYCWHSNEALVMSNKVDDGVYASAWWSRSIQVRRCVLLLAGQLRKSVVFTAGPFTKLNVPTFIAILKGSYSYYTLLNNKDD